The following coding sequences are from one Paenibacillus tundrae window:
- a CDS encoding glycoside hydrolase family 53 protein, whose amino-acid sequence MLPAGQQVSAAPSFAKGADISWVPGMEAQGYKWKDKNGVQRDIIDILKKDYQINSVRIRVFVNPSNDYGNGYMNKDRAAALAQRAKNAGMSVMLTLHYSDSWADPGKQTKPAAWKNYTFQQLMDAVWNHTRDVMTTMQSKGVTPDWVQIGNETNNGMLWEDGKASNNMKNYAWLVNTGHNAVKSISNDTKTVVHLANGDDNNLYIWNIGGLISNGANFDMIAMSLYPSPSGWNTAVTNTINNAKNLITRYGKEIMISEIGMDNNQPAIGKSFVASMKNQIRNLPNGKGKGVFYWEPQATPGYNSGYGKGAWQANGVPTIIMEGFID is encoded by the coding sequence ATGCTGCCTGCTGGTCAGCAAGTTAGCGCGGCACCTAGTTTTGCCAAAGGCGCGGATATTAGCTGGGTTCCCGGGATGGAAGCCCAAGGTTACAAATGGAAAGATAAAAACGGTGTTCAGCGAGACATCATTGATATTTTGAAAAAAGATTATCAGATCAATTCGGTTCGCATCCGTGTATTCGTTAATCCTTCGAATGATTATGGTAACGGTTACATGAATAAGGATCGTGCTGCTGCTCTGGCTCAACGTGCCAAAAATGCAGGTATGAGCGTGATGTTGACGCTACACTATAGTGATTCTTGGGCAGACCCGGGCAAACAGACCAAACCGGCTGCGTGGAAAAACTATACCTTCCAACAGCTGATGGACGCTGTCTGGAATCATACACGCGATGTAATGACTACGATGCAAAGCAAGGGTGTGACTCCTGACTGGGTACAGATCGGCAATGAAACGAATAACGGGATGTTATGGGAGGATGGCAAAGCCTCCAACAATATGAAAAACTATGCATGGCTTGTGAATACAGGTCATAACGCTGTAAAGTCCATTAGTAACGACACCAAAACAGTGGTTCATCTTGCCAATGGGGACGACAATAATCTGTATATATGGAATATTGGAGGTCTGATCAGTAACGGTGCTAATTTTGACATGATTGCTATGTCCCTGTATCCTTCTCCATCCGGATGGAATACTGCGGTAACCAATACGATAAACAATGCCAAAAATCTGATTACTCGTTATGGTAAGGAGATCATGATCTCCGAAATCGGTATGGATAACAACCAACCGGCAATCGGAAAAAGTTTTGTGGCTTCGATGAAAAATCAAATTCGCAATTTGCCGAATGGCAAAGGTAAAGGTGTATTCTACTGGGAGCCTCAAGCCACACCGGGGTATAACAGTGGCTACGGCAAAGGCGCTTGGCAGGCTAATGGTGTGCCAACCATAATCATGGAAGGGTTTATCGACTAA
- a CDS encoding response regulator, translated as MKVIIIDDEYYALRNLKSKLEKIDGIEVVAMYEDPAIALDEMSITQPDLAFLDIEMPEINGINLLGMMFKERPDMDFVFTSAYHAYVTETLETKALDFLVKPVKFEQLYVTLEKIKKIRTKSGIVHKIEVKCFGDFVVAIDGKRIDDNWRTKKTEELFAYLLCMNGNSVSRDRIINDIWPELSMEKGYANLYTTQYYLKKRLDTFGIQHVLKSRLGNISLSLEDMKLDLVEFDLFSERYHEDKSKMEMLEQMVELYRGLLLENKPYSWTLNIQQPYEVKFDNALDILIQFYRERGDEKTAEYYEMKKMF; from the coding sequence ATGAAGGTTATTATTATAGACGACGAATATTATGCGCTGCGAAACTTGAAAAGCAAGTTGGAGAAAATTGATGGTATCGAAGTTGTTGCAATGTATGAAGATCCTGCAATAGCTTTGGATGAGATGAGCATTACACAGCCCGACCTTGCCTTTCTGGATATCGAAATGCCGGAGATCAATGGCATAAACCTGCTCGGGATGATGTTTAAAGAAAGACCAGATATGGATTTTGTCTTTACATCGGCCTATCATGCTTATGTGACCGAAACACTGGAAACAAAAGCGTTGGATTTTCTCGTTAAGCCGGTGAAGTTCGAACAACTGTATGTCACACTGGAAAAAATAAAAAAGATTAGAACCAAAAGCGGCATTGTACACAAAATTGAGGTCAAGTGCTTCGGCGATTTTGTTGTAGCCATTGATGGAAAAAGGATCGATGACAATTGGAGAACCAAAAAAACGGAAGAACTTTTCGCCTATTTGTTATGCATGAACGGTAATTCCGTATCTAGAGACCGAATCATCAATGATATATGGCCGGAGCTATCGATGGAAAAGGGTTATGCAAACTTATATACGACGCAATATTACTTGAAGAAGCGACTCGACACGTTTGGAATCCAACATGTGCTTAAGAGCAGACTGGGGAATATTAGTCTGAGCCTCGAAGACATGAAATTGGATTTGGTTGAGTTTGATCTGTTCAGTGAACGTTATCATGAAGATAAGAGTAAAATGGAAATGCTTGAGCAAATGGTGGAGCTATATAGAGGCTTGTTACTTGAAAATAAGCCGTATTCATGGACGTTAAACATACAGCAGCCTTACGAGGTGAAGTTCGACAACGCATTGGATATTCTGATCCAGTTTTATAGGGAACGCGGCGATGAGAAAACAGCGGAGTACTATGAAATGAAAAAAATGTTCTGA
- a CDS encoding histidine kinase — MVKLPHKSTVFEFTEELFMRSESTTFFLKVMTIFITISLCTASVFVIYFQDLNQSKDTISMEILRDQSGNMTLSDVKVSEQFEALPSNYSKVGYSPVQLWFKIKINRYNGDEVNYLTINNPLFEDVTIYLPTSNDYIPKHFGYAYKGNSDEINYVYPAIKIPSNFDHNQYIYMTSKSLYGQNFVVGILSEDLFRKNSMINVWAAGILVGIAVALFFYNLFMGVAIRNKTFIKSCFYVFTTLLWNAVMTGLVNITGFKYAYWLAEHSTGIGIFMSLAIAIFMRAIFQTKTEFPKIDLCLKLLIGFYPITLLLFLFVNKELGAFGAGASTLMYVLYFIIMLKGIRSKTIRSPHLITAWLLCLVSVLIFYMMVLGALPQSYLMNYYLFFLSCVSAIAFALSVAEIINALNEEKHYNHVLYINSEIQSKQFELAFIRAQMDPHFIHNTLNVIEGVIAENQEKAGNLVNDLSHYLRNIFDYSNSERYISIDEELDAVKFYVRIEQARFPNKVMVNYEIDPNIQLKVPRMVIQPLVENAIKHGIRKRKIAGTVTIRVNELEQGYFIAVEDDGVGMEEADKDKLLEYSAGKGIGLASINARLKAEYGTQLQIVSEKGKGTVVRFNIPIKEQP; from the coding sequence ATGGTAAAATTACCCCATAAATCGACAGTGTTCGAGTTTACTGAGGAGTTGTTTATGAGATCCGAATCCACTACATTTTTCTTGAAAGTAATGACTATTTTTATAACTATATCACTTTGCACTGCTTCTGTTTTCGTCATTTACTTTCAGGATTTGAACCAATCCAAAGATACGATCAGTATGGAAATATTACGAGACCAATCAGGAAACATGACCTTGTCCGATGTTAAAGTTAGTGAGCAATTCGAAGCTTTACCGAGCAACTACTCTAAGGTTGGCTACTCCCCGGTTCAATTATGGTTCAAAATAAAAATAAACCGGTATAATGGTGATGAAGTTAATTACCTCACGATAAACAACCCTCTTTTTGAAGATGTAACGATATACCTCCCGACGAGTAACGATTACATACCAAAGCATTTCGGATACGCATATAAGGGCAATTCCGATGAGATCAACTATGTTTATCCTGCAATCAAAATTCCATCTAATTTTGATCATAACCAGTACATATACATGACAAGCAAATCTCTGTACGGACAAAACTTTGTTGTAGGGATCTTAAGTGAGGATCTCTTTCGAAAGAATAGTATGATCAATGTTTGGGCAGCAGGCATCTTGGTCGGCATTGCCGTAGCCTTGTTTTTTTATAACTTATTCATGGGCGTAGCGATAAGAAACAAAACATTTATTAAATCCTGCTTTTATGTATTCACAACTTTGTTGTGGAATGCAGTAATGACAGGGCTTGTGAACATTACCGGCTTTAAATACGCCTATTGGCTTGCGGAACATTCAACGGGCATCGGTATATTCATGTCGCTTGCCATTGCGATTTTTATGAGAGCCATTTTTCAGACTAAAACCGAGTTCCCTAAGATCGATCTTTGTTTGAAGCTACTCATTGGTTTCTACCCGATCACGTTATTGCTGTTTCTTTTCGTCAACAAAGAGTTGGGAGCATTTGGTGCAGGTGCATCTACTTTGATGTACGTATTGTATTTTATCATTATGCTTAAAGGAATAAGGAGCAAAACCATTCGTTCGCCACATCTCATTACTGCATGGCTCTTATGTTTGGTGTCAGTACTCATATTTTATATGATGGTTCTTGGTGCGTTGCCTCAAAGTTACCTTATGAATTATTACTTATTCTTTCTTTCTTGTGTGTCGGCGATTGCTTTTGCCCTTTCTGTCGCAGAGATCATTAATGCTCTTAATGAAGAGAAGCACTACAATCATGTTTTATATATAAATTCGGAGATTCAATCCAAACAGTTTGAGCTTGCTTTTATACGCGCACAGATGGATCCACATTTTATTCACAACACCTTGAACGTGATCGAAGGCGTTATTGCTGAGAATCAAGAAAAAGCGGGAAACTTGGTCAACGATTTATCCCATTATTTAAGAAATATATTCGATTACAGTAATTCGGAAAGATATATTTCTATTGATGAGGAGCTGGATGCAGTCAAGTTTTATGTTCGAATTGAGCAAGCCAGATTCCCGAATAAAGTTATGGTCAACTATGAGATTGATCCAAATATTCAATTAAAAGTACCACGTATGGTGATCCAACCTTTGGTGGAAAATGCGATTAAACATGGTATACGTAAACGGAAAATCGCAGGTACAGTCACGATTAGGGTCAATGAGCTTGAACAGGGCTACTTCATAGCGGTAGAAGATGACGGTGTTGGCATGGAAGAGGCGGACAAAGACAAACTGCTTGAATATTCGGCGGGTAAGGGCATAGGGCTTGCCAGTATAAACGCACGGCTCAAGGCCGAGTATGGAACACAACTTCAAATTGTCAGCGAAAAGGGTAAGGGAACTGTAGTTCGTTTTAATATACCCATTAAGGAGCAGCCATGA
- a CDS encoding NAD(P)-dependent oxidoreductase, with product MKIGIIGATGKAGSVILKEAVDRGHEVTAIVRNAAKVEDKSLNVLEKEVFDLTAEDIKAFDVIVNAFGAAPGQEHRHVEAGQALINILKDASNTRLIVVGGAGSLFTDESKTLRVFESPGFPDAYKATATNQGKNLEDLQASSGIQWTFLSPAGFFNPEGVRTGKYQAGNDVIMVNSEGNSYISYADYAIALVDEIENPQHKNERFTVVGEAK from the coding sequence ATGAAAATCGGAATTATTGGTGCAACGGGTAAAGCAGGAAGTGTAATTTTGAAAGAAGCAGTAGACAGAGGGCATGAAGTCACAGCGATCGTTCGTAATGCAGCGAAAGTGGAAGATAAGTCCCTTAACGTTTTGGAAAAAGAAGTTTTTGATCTTACTGCTGAGGATATCAAGGCATTTGACGTTATCGTTAACGCATTCGGCGCAGCTCCAGGACAAGAACATCGCCATGTTGAAGCAGGACAAGCGTTGATCAATATTTTGAAGGATGCGTCTAATACGCGCTTAATCGTTGTTGGTGGTGCAGGAAGTCTGTTCACAGACGAGTCCAAAACATTGCGTGTATTTGAATCCCCAGGTTTCCCTGATGCTTACAAAGCAACGGCTACGAACCAAGGTAAAAACCTTGAGGATCTGCAAGCATCCTCTGGTATTCAATGGACATTCCTGAGCCCAGCTGGATTCTTCAACCCAGAAGGCGTTCGTACAGGTAAGTATCAAGCAGGCAATGATGTTATCATGGTTAACAGTGAAGGCAATAGCTATATTAGCTATGCAGACTATGCCATTGCATTGGTAGATGAGATTGAGAATCCGCAACACAAAAACGAACGCTTTACTGTAGTTGGCGAAGCGAAGTAA
- a CDS encoding HesB/IscA family protein, with translation MINISETAADRLKEMLAQQETPGMFLRLGVAPGGCTGFSYAMGFDDKESDEDLYMDIQDMKVVVEKENLKYLNGLEIDFEESGMTGGFTIHNPNAVATCGCGSSFRTKEEAGVPDKDC, from the coding sequence ATGATTAATATCAGCGAAACGGCTGCTGACCGATTGAAAGAAATGCTTGCACAGCAAGAGACACCTGGCATGTTCCTGCGTCTTGGCGTAGCACCGGGGGGTTGTACCGGATTTTCGTACGCCATGGGCTTTGACGATAAGGAATCCGATGAGGATCTCTATATGGATATTCAGGATATGAAGGTTGTCGTGGAGAAAGAGAACCTGAAGTATTTGAATGGTCTGGAAATTGATTTTGAAGAGTCTGGCATGACCGGCGGATTCACCATTCATAACCCGAATGCAGTAGCAACATGTGGCTGTGGATCTTCTTTCCGTACAAAGGAAGAAGCGGGCGTACCGGATAAGGATTGCTAA
- the mqnE gene encoding aminofutalosine synthase MqnE yields MSTLVTPFTDKRMAEIVEKVQNGVRLSVEDGVYLYETDDLLTLGQLANEANLRKNGKKVYFIENMSLYFTNVCEARCAFCNFRKDQGEEGSYTLSGQEMIDYVEEHIHPGVREFHIVGGHNNHVPFQYYVDSLRALNEKYPDVTLKAYTAAEIDFFTRISGLSIKEVLQELQKAGLKSLTGGGAEILSDEYRKKMRVDKANVDRYLEVHRTAHNLGMRTHTTMLYGSIESYEDRVNHMVQIRELQDETNGFMVFIPLSMQPKSKSASIMRRNSAYEDLKTIAISRLMLDNIDHVKAYFINIGPQLTQVALSFGASDVHGTIVREKISHAAGALTPEGLTRKELIWLVKGAGRIPVERDTFYNEIQVYE; encoded by the coding sequence ATGTCTACATTAGTTACACCATTTACAGACAAAAGAATGGCTGAGATCGTCGAGAAGGTTCAAAACGGCGTAAGATTGAGCGTGGAAGACGGTGTCTATCTGTATGAGACAGATGACTTGCTCACGCTGGGTCAACTGGCTAACGAAGCCAACCTGCGGAAGAACGGTAAGAAAGTATATTTCATCGAGAACATGAGCCTTTATTTCACCAACGTATGCGAAGCTCGCTGCGCATTCTGTAATTTCCGCAAAGACCAAGGTGAAGAAGGCTCTTATACGTTGTCCGGTCAGGAAATGATTGATTATGTGGAAGAACATATTCACCCAGGCGTACGTGAGTTTCATATCGTAGGCGGGCATAATAATCATGTTCCTTTTCAATATTATGTCGACTCTTTACGTGCTTTAAACGAAAAATATCCGGATGTCACGCTAAAAGCTTACACAGCTGCAGAGATTGATTTCTTCACTCGCATCAGTGGTCTGAGCATTAAGGAAGTTCTGCAAGAGCTGCAAAAAGCAGGTCTGAAATCTTTGACTGGCGGCGGCGCGGAAATTCTGTCTGATGAGTATCGTAAAAAAATGCGCGTAGACAAAGCCAATGTTGATCGCTATCTTGAAGTACACCGCACTGCTCATAACCTAGGCATGCGTACTCATACGACCATGCTGTACGGATCCATTGAATCCTACGAAGATCGTGTGAATCACATGGTTCAAATTCGTGAGCTTCAAGATGAGACCAATGGTTTTATGGTGTTTATCCCGCTCTCCATGCAACCTAAGAGCAAAAGCGCAAGCATCATGCGTCGTAACTCTGCTTACGAAGATCTCAAAACCATTGCGATCAGCCGTCTGATGCTCGATAACATCGACCATGTTAAAGCGTATTTCATTAATATTGGTCCACAATTAACACAAGTGGCTCTCAGCTTCGGTGCTTCCGATGTTCACGGTACAATTGTACGCGAGAAGATCAGCCATGCTGCAGGTGCACTCACGCCAGAGGGATTGACTCGTAAAGAGCTGATCTGGCTAGTTAAGGGTGCTGGGCGCATCCCTGTAGAGCGTGATACGTTCTATAATGAAATTCAAGTATACGAGTAA
- a CDS encoding NAD(P)/FAD-dependent oxidoreductase has protein sequence MKNFVVLGGGYGGLTIIKELLEGKIPADTQIVLVDRSPFQGLKTEYYALAAGTVSDYDLRIQFPVHEKVTYRYGEVTAIDLEQRQIEFEGQDPLEYDKLVIGLGCTDRFHNTPGAEEFSCTIQSFSKTRETYLRLSEVKAYGQVHIVGGGLSGVEMAAELRESRPDLNISILDRGERVLSAFPQRLSAYVHEWFSEHQVETRGHIAISRLEADGIYNRDEEILTDAVVWTAGIQPVKVVQDLDVTKDPQGRVVLNEYYQIPEYTDVYVVGDCASVPYAPSGQAAEVQGEQIAHIQHALWKGEKPNPHPLKLRGTLGALGKKAGFGLMGKTSMMGRVPRILKSGVLWMSKRHLG, from the coding sequence ATGAAAAATTTCGTCGTTCTCGGAGGCGGTTATGGTGGCCTCACGATTATCAAAGAACTTCTTGAAGGTAAAATTCCAGCAGACACACAAATCGTATTGGTGGATCGCAGCCCTTTTCAAGGACTAAAGACAGAATATTACGCACTCGCAGCAGGCACCGTATCCGATTACGACCTGCGCATCCAATTTCCAGTTCACGAAAAAGTTACGTATCGTTATGGAGAAGTAACGGCAATTGATCTGGAACAGCGTCAGATTGAATTTGAAGGCCAAGACCCTTTGGAATATGACAAACTGGTGATTGGATTAGGTTGTACCGACCGTTTCCATAACACACCAGGAGCAGAGGAATTTAGCTGCACCATTCAGAGCTTCAGCAAAACAAGAGAAACGTATCTTCGTCTCAGCGAGGTAAAAGCTTATGGACAAGTACACATCGTTGGTGGCGGTCTAAGTGGTGTAGAGATGGCCGCAGAGCTTCGTGAGAGCAGACCCGATCTGAATATCAGCATCCTCGACCGTGGTGAACGTGTATTGTCCGCCTTCCCACAACGTCTATCTGCATATGTTCATGAGTGGTTTAGCGAACATCAGGTCGAGACCCGTGGACATATTGCCATTTCCCGTCTTGAAGCAGATGGAATTTATAATCGGGATGAAGAAATTTTGACGGACGCCGTAGTGTGGACTGCAGGAATCCAGCCAGTCAAAGTAGTACAAGATCTGGATGTCACTAAAGACCCCCAAGGCCGGGTTGTCCTTAACGAATATTATCAAATTCCTGAATATACAGATGTTTATGTTGTTGGTGACTGCGCTAGCGTACCTTACGCTCCAAGTGGTCAAGCAGCAGAAGTACAGGGTGAACAGATCGCTCATATTCAGCATGCCCTTTGGAAAGGTGAAAAGCCCAATCCACACCCTCTTAAGCTTCGCGGCACGTTAGGTGCGCTCGGCAAGAAGGCTGGTTTTGGGCTGATGGGCAAAACGTCCATGATGGGACGTGTGCCTCGTATTTTGAAAAGCGGCGTGCTCTGGATGTCCAAGCGTCATCTCGGTTAA
- a CDS encoding YuzB family protein: MRPIIEFCANNMHFGTDEIMDQLEENPDYDVIEYGCLSNCGQCYMTPFALVNGELVITDKVEDLYNAILAKIAEADAWSELDLD; encoded by the coding sequence ATGAGACCAATTATTGAATTTTGTGCTAACAATATGCATTTTGGCACCGATGAAATCATGGATCAACTGGAGGAGAATCCAGATTATGATGTGATTGAGTACGGCTGCCTTAGCAATTGTGGCCAATGTTACATGACTCCTTTTGCACTGGTGAATGGCGAATTAGTCATTACCGACAAAGTCGAAGATCTGTATAATGCCATCTTGGCCAAAATTGCTGAAGCCGATGCTTGGAGTGAGCTGGATCTCGATTAA
- a CDS encoding NifU family protein, translating to MSENAQSTMYDEVSDVLDKLRPFLQRDGGDVELVDVEDGIIKLKLVGACGSCPSSTITLKAGIERALLEEVEGVQEVVQVF from the coding sequence ATGAGCGAAAACGCACAAAGCACCATGTATGATGAGGTATCTGATGTGCTTGATAAACTTCGTCCGTTCCTGCAACGCGATGGCGGTGACGTGGAACTGGTCGACGTGGAGGATGGCATCATTAAGCTGAAACTGGTCGGTGCCTGCGGCAGTTGCCCAAGCTCCACCATTACCTTAAAAGCCGGGATTGAACGCGCCCTTCTTGAAGAAGTTGAGGGTGTACAAGAAGTCGTACAAGTATTCTAA
- a CDS encoding SDR family oxidoreductase, which yields MKGKIALITGSAKGLGKMTALSLADQGCHIALNYVNSRFEAEELQAQIIAKGVKCIAIQADISKTEEITFLVKQVEEQLGSIDILVNNAGPFVRERRLFAEYAEAEIQMLVQGNLLGPMLLDQYVLPEMRRKQWGRIIHFGFSHAGEARSWPHRAVYAAAKVGLVSFTKTLAVEEAPYGITVNMVCPGDIRGANKERTIDEIAGIADDETPRGRPGSGEDIARVITYLCLDHSDFITGNIMDVSGGLDPIRPTI from the coding sequence GTGAAGGGGAAGATTGCCCTCATAACGGGAAGTGCCAAAGGCCTTGGAAAAATGACAGCCCTCAGTCTGGCCGATCAGGGATGTCATATTGCCCTGAATTACGTGAATAGCCGATTCGAAGCAGAGGAGCTTCAGGCACAGATTATAGCCAAAGGCGTTAAATGTATTGCAATCCAGGCTGACATTTCGAAGACCGAAGAGATTACATTTTTGGTTAAACAGGTGGAAGAACAGCTCGGCAGCATTGATATTCTTGTGAATAATGCAGGACCCTTTGTCCGTGAGCGACGTTTGTTTGCCGAATACGCAGAAGCGGAAATACAAATGTTAGTACAGGGTAATTTGCTTGGACCCATGCTGCTTGATCAGTATGTGCTGCCAGAGATGCGGCGGAAGCAATGGGGACGCATCATCCATTTTGGATTCAGTCATGCCGGAGAAGCTAGATCATGGCCTCATCGAGCTGTATACGCAGCCGCGAAGGTGGGCTTGGTTTCTTTTACCAAGACATTAGCTGTGGAAGAAGCGCCTTACGGAATAACTGTGAATATGGTATGTCCTGGTGATATTCGCGGCGCCAATAAAGAGAGAACGATAGATGAGATTGCCGGGATTGCGGACGATGAAACACCAAGAGGACGTCCTGGCAGCGGTGAAGATATTGCACGTGTCATTACGTACCTCTGCTTAGACCATTCGGATTTTATTACAGGTAACATAATGGATGTATCTGGAGGACTTGATCCGATTCGTCCAACGATCTAG
- a CDS encoding DUF2167 domain-containing protein, which yields MNIFKRKWKTFMLLLPLSFLAFSNASQVNATTHVEQSPDTYNWIGGPATVDLDSKATLEIPEDYYYLDKANTQRSMLNAGAKPNGNEIGSLYNNSEMGAWYVVFEYVRTGHIRDDDQKLDPNELLSSYIRGTEAENRQSEFEDRTYVTGWEIEPTYDSSKHQLIYSLGFKDAFEQTMVNYNVHILTREGYVSAILVTDLVNFQQNNKIFEETVLNQLSINAGYTYEEYDASTDKTSTIGLKSLIWGGIGYTGSPTNNLLLFLKKGWPVILFVVVGLIVWIRFKRSKGDEEKLSPSERMILQEADEQQHADQNELSHYRQSEQSSNK from the coding sequence ATGAACATTTTTAAAAGAAAATGGAAAACATTTATGTTGTTACTACCCCTTAGTTTCTTAGCTTTCTCAAATGCTTCTCAAGTAAATGCAACAACCCACGTAGAGCAATCTCCGGATACGTATAACTGGATCGGTGGACCAGCTACTGTCGATTTAGATAGCAAAGCTACTCTAGAAATCCCTGAAGACTATTATTATCTGGACAAGGCCAACACACAACGTTCAATGCTCAACGCAGGTGCCAAACCTAACGGTAATGAAATTGGTAGTTTATACAACAATAGCGAAATGGGTGCATGGTATGTTGTCTTTGAATATGTGAGAACCGGTCATATCCGAGATGACGATCAGAAACTCGATCCGAACGAACTTTTAAGTAGTTATATTCGTGGCACAGAAGCAGAGAACAGACAATCCGAGTTTGAAGATCGAACTTACGTAACGGGTTGGGAAATTGAACCTACATATGATAGCAGCAAACATCAATTGATTTACTCTCTTGGCTTCAAGGATGCTTTTGAACAGACCATGGTCAATTACAATGTACATATACTCACACGCGAAGGATATGTATCTGCTATTTTGGTTACAGATCTGGTTAACTTCCAACAGAACAACAAGATATTCGAGGAAACTGTACTTAACCAATTGAGTATCAATGCAGGATATACCTATGAAGAATATGATGCCTCGACAGACAAAACCTCAACGATCGGACTCAAAAGTTTAATTTGGGGCGGTATCGGTTATACAGGCAGTCCAACGAACAACTTATTGCTTTTTCTCAAGAAAGGATGGCCAGTAATTTTGTTTGTTGTAGTTGGACTGATTGTTTGGATTAGGTTTAAAAGATCAAAAGGAGATGAGGAAAAGCTCTCTCCTTCCGAGCGAATGATTCTACAAGAAGCAGATGAACAACAGCATGCCGATCAGAATGAGCTATCACATTACCGCCAATCTGAGCAGTCATCTAATAAATAA
- a CDS encoding DUF2167 domain-containing protein — protein MMKKCVASLIAILLVFTLQAPFSIIASAESDSTIEDYQWLDGPRDVVLDNKASLKLVEGLTFLDAANTQRFMEDTESFPNGTEIGSIYGAGENSNWYVIFEYNDPGHIDDSDKDNLDAEELLDSYKRGTEEQNERTTPDNQLFITGWDIEPTYDSSKHHLLYSIGLKDAQQEALVNYNVNVLTREGYIGVILVTDSANFEENRRQFEDSVLSNLTVTTGNKYEEFDASIDKKSELGLTSLILGGAGVAVAKKVGLLLLLKKGWFVIVALIVGAFTWLRNKLTGRKKNDAKHSTDENSLSPAEQAYQQHAAGQESIENTHSSTTDHSENDPNKR, from the coding sequence ATGATGAAAAAATGTGTAGCATCCCTTATCGCAATACTGCTTGTATTTACATTACAAGCCCCCTTCTCCATCATAGCTTCAGCAGAAAGTGACAGCACCATCGAAGATTATCAATGGTTAGACGGACCACGCGATGTCGTTCTCGACAACAAAGCCTCCCTAAAACTGGTTGAAGGACTTACCTTTTTAGATGCAGCCAACACGCAACGTTTCATGGAAGACACTGAATCCTTCCCGAACGGAACAGAGATCGGTAGTATCTATGGAGCTGGCGAGAACTCGAACTGGTACGTGATCTTCGAGTACAACGACCCTGGACATATTGACGACAGTGACAAGGACAATCTCGATGCTGAAGAGCTCCTAGACAGTTACAAACGAGGTACAGAGGAACAAAACGAAAGAACTACTCCTGATAACCAACTGTTTATTACTGGGTGGGACATTGAACCGACGTATGATAGCTCCAAACACCATCTGCTATACTCCATTGGTCTGAAGGATGCTCAGCAGGAAGCCCTCGTTAATTACAATGTGAATGTTCTGACACGTGAAGGCTATATCGGAGTTATTCTAGTTACCGACAGTGCTAACTTCGAGGAAAACCGAAGACAGTTTGAGGACAGTGTTCTCTCCAATCTTACCGTCACTACGGGAAACAAGTATGAGGAATTTGATGCTTCTATCGACAAAAAATCAGAACTCGGTCTAACTAGCCTAATCCTTGGTGGTGCAGGAGTTGCTGTTGCCAAAAAAGTAGGATTGTTATTGTTGCTCAAAAAAGGATGGTTTGTGATCGTCGCTCTAATCGTTGGTGCATTCACATGGCTACGTAATAAGCTGACTGGACGCAAAAAAAATGATGCTAAGCATTCTACGGATGAGAATTCTCTTTCTCCTGCTGAACAGGCGTATCAACAGCATGCCGCTGGGCAGGAATCCATTGAAAACACCCATTCATCCACTACCGACCATTCAGAGAATGACCCGAATAAGCGCTAA